A genomic segment from Phragmites australis chromosome 6, lpPhrAust1.1, whole genome shotgun sequence encodes:
- the LOC133922510 gene encoding gallate 1-beta-glucosyltransferase-like gives MGEETAPTATAAAPASAPTHILLICFPGQGHVNPMLRLAKRIAAKGLVVTFSSTDSVGEKLIASAGVSAGGDGVPVGRGRVRFEFLEDGVHKNELDDLLRHLEKTGSPKFAELLRRQAGSGRPVACVVVNPFMPWAIDVAADAGIPSAVLWVQSSLVFSLYYHHVHGLVEFPPEDDPDARFTLPGLPPLSVADVPSFLLPSNPFKLLTDTIINQFRTIDRASWVLVNSFTELERDVVAALPAVTPRPPELIPVGPLIELEGPEDDGTVRGDLIKAADDCVGWLDSQAPRSVVYASVGSVVVLSAEEVAEMAHGLASTDRPFLWVVRPDTRPLLPEGFLDSVANRGMVVPWSPQDRVLAHPSTACFLTHCGWNSTLETVAAGVPVVAFPQWGDQCTDARFLVDELRMGVRLRAPLRREAVREAVDAAVAGPDADAMLANARKWSAASRAAVAPGGTSDAHVQAFVDEVSRRAGGGQAAKV, from the coding sequence ATGGGCGAGGAGACCGcgcccaccgccaccgccgcggcaCCGGCGAGCGCCCCGACGCACATCCTCCTGATCTGTTTCCCGGGGCAGGGCCACGTCAACCCCATGCTCCGCCTCGCCAAGCGCATCGCAGCCAAGGGCCTTGTCGTCACCTTCTCCTCGACTGACAGCGTCGGCGAGAAGCTCATCGCCTCCGCGGGGGTGtcggccggcggcgacggcgtgcCGGTGGGCCGGGGCCGCGTACGGTTCGAGTTCTTGGAGGACGGTGTCCACAAGAACGAGCTCGACGACCTCTTGCGGCACCTCGAGAAGACCGGCTCGCCCAAGTTCGCCGAGCTGCTCAGGAGGCAGGCGGGGTCGGGGCGGCCGGTGGCGTGCGTCGTCGTGAACCCATTCATGCCGTGGGCGATTGacgtcgccgccgacgccgggaTCCCCTCGGCGGTGCTGTGGGTGCAGTCGAGCCTGGTGTTCTCGCTCTACTACCACCACGTGCACGGGCTCGTGGAGTTCCCGCCAGAGGACGATCCCGACGCGCGGTTCACGCTCCCGGGCCTCCCGCCGCTGTCCGTCGCCGACGTGCCCTCTTTCCTGCTCCCGTCCAATCCGTTCAAGCTGCTCACCGACACGATCATCAACCAGTTCCGCACCATCGACAGGGCGTCGTGGGTGCTTGTCAACTCCTTCACCGAGCTCGAGCGCGACGTGGTCGCCGCGCTCCCGGCCGTGACGCCGCGCCCGCCGGAGCTGATCCCCGTGGGCCCTCTCATCGAGCTCGAGGGGCCGGAAGACGACGGCACGGTGCGCGGAGACCTGATCAAGGCGGCGGACGACTGCGTGGGGTGGCTGGACTCGCAGGCGCCGCGCTCCGTCGTGTACGCGTCCGTCGGCAGCGTTGTGGTGCTGTCCgcggaggaggtcgccgagaTGGCGCACGGGCTCGCGTCCACCGACCGGCCGTTCCTGTGGGTGGTGCGGCCGGACACCCGCCCGCTACTCCCGGAGGGGTTCCTGGACTCCGTCGCCAACCGCGGCATGGTGGTGCCATGGAGCCCCCAGGACCGCGTGCTGGCGCACCCGTCCACGGCCTGCTTCCTCACGCACTGCGGGTGGAACTCGACGCTGGAGACCGTTGCCGCGGGTGTGCCTGTGGTGGCGTTCCCGCAGTGGGGCGACCAGTGCACGGACGCCAGGTTTCTGGTCGACGAGCTCCGTATGGGCGTCCGCCTCCGCGCGCCACTGCGGCGCGAGGCCGTGCGCGAGGCTGTGGACGCCGCCGTTGCTGGCCCCGACGCCGACGCCATGCTCGCCAACGCCAGGAAGTGGAGCGCGGCGTCTCGGGCCGCCGTGGCGCCGGGCGGGACGTCGGACGCGCACGTCCAGGCGTTCGTGGACGAGGTTTCGCGGCGAGCGGGTGGCGGGCAAGCAGCTAAGGTTTAG